From one Micromonospora siamensis genomic stretch:
- a CDS encoding beta-ketoacyl-[acyl-carrier-protein] synthase family protein, whose product MTAVITGMGLRTPAGHGVQETFTALTTGRSGLSRPPEGHPARESLEVAGVLPELDPRSVASGPETKVLDRIVVLALLTAAEALADAGIEVGRDVDPERIAVIVGGVGGMSTLERQVLARAERGRAAVSPYLLTGILPNMPSARIAIAHGIRGYSSSVGTACASGAQAIADGVRLIRAGEADVVVCGASEAPLFPTFADTFGNARALARGWDDPTEASRPFDRRRNGFVLAEGAALLVLERAGHAAARGVGSYAEVAGYGANTDAYHPTAPRPDGAGAAACMRRALASGGVAAGDVGYVNAHGTGTKLGDIAETTALGDVFGVGGVAVSSTKALTGHLLGASGVLEAAATALALDRGLLPPTYNLDDPDPDCPADHVRKEPRATGTDLAITNSFGFGGQNVSLLLRRTAGTRATAPGR is encoded by the coding sequence GTGACCGCCGTCATCACCGGGATGGGGCTGCGCACCCCGGCCGGGCACGGCGTGCAGGAGACCTTCACCGCCCTGACGACCGGTCGGTCCGGGCTGAGCCGGCCGCCGGAAGGCCACCCGGCTCGGGAGTCGCTGGAGGTCGCCGGCGTGCTGCCGGAGCTCGACCCGCGCAGCGTCGCGTCCGGTCCGGAGACCAAGGTGCTGGACCGGATCGTGGTGCTGGCCCTGCTCACCGCCGCCGAGGCGCTCGCCGACGCCGGCATCGAGGTGGGCCGCGACGTCGACCCGGAGCGGATCGCGGTGATCGTCGGCGGGGTCGGCGGGATGTCCACCCTGGAACGGCAGGTCCTCGCCCGGGCCGAGCGGGGCCGGGCCGCGGTCAGCCCGTACCTGCTCACCGGGATCCTGCCGAACATGCCGTCGGCACGCATCGCCATCGCGCACGGCATCCGCGGCTACAGCTCCTCGGTCGGCACGGCCTGCGCCTCCGGCGCCCAGGCGATCGCCGACGGAGTACGCCTGATCCGGGCCGGCGAGGCCGACGTGGTGGTCTGCGGGGCGAGCGAGGCGCCGCTCTTCCCGACCTTCGCCGACACCTTCGGCAACGCCCGCGCCCTGGCCCGGGGCTGGGACGACCCGACCGAGGCGAGCCGCCCGTTCGACCGGCGGCGCAACGGCTTCGTGCTGGCCGAGGGGGCGGCGCTGCTGGTGCTGGAACGCGCCGGACACGCCGCCGCCCGGGGCGTCGGGTCGTACGCGGAGGTGGCCGGGTACGGGGCGAACACCGACGCGTACCACCCGACCGCGCCCCGCCCCGACGGTGCCGGGGCGGCGGCCTGCATGCGGCGGGCGCTGGCCAGCGGGGGCGTCGCGGCCGGCGACGTCGGCTACGTCAACGCCCACGGCACCGGCACGAAACTCGGCGACATCGCCGAGACCACCGCCCTGGGCGACGTCTTCGGCGTCGGCGGGGTGGCGGTCAGCTCCACCAAGGCGCTCACCGGCCACCTGCTCGGCGCGTCCGGGGTGCTGGAGGCGGCGGCCACCGCACTGGCGCTGGACCGGGGGCTGCTGCCGCCGACGTACAACCTGGACGACCCGGACCCGGACTGCCCGGCGGACCACGTCCGCAAGGAACCCCGGGCCACCGGGACGGACCTGGCGATCACCAACTCCTTCGGCTTCGGCGGCCAGAACGTCAGCCTGCTGCTGCGCCGGACCGCCGGCACGCGGGCGACCGCGCCGGGGAGGTGA
- a CDS encoding beta-ketoacyl synthase chain length factor, producing the protein MTAPKVDGPVVLARAAWPEPGDAAPPPLPGFVHSPFHPLVAAVAQRCLSRRPEGTAPGERTAVVLVSARGDRPSAEQVRTAVAGGARVGPLFFFQSVPNSVAGLVAARHGLRGPVVCLAPTGDPQADGTAEVDLLLYDGDADEALLVLIEQAPDAPGTAVAVLLGGGTGQ; encoded by the coding sequence ATGACCGCCCCGAAGGTCGACGGGCCGGTGGTGCTGGCCCGGGCGGCGTGGCCGGAGCCCGGCGACGCGGCCCCGCCGCCGCTGCCCGGCTTCGTGCACTCGCCGTTCCACCCGCTGGTGGCCGCCGTGGCGCAGCGCTGCCTGAGCCGCCGCCCGGAGGGCACCGCGCCCGGCGAACGGACGGCGGTGGTGCTGGTCAGCGCCCGCGGCGACCGGCCCAGCGCCGAGCAAGTGCGGACCGCCGTGGCCGGCGGCGCCCGGGTCGGACCGCTGTTCTTCTTCCAGTCGGTGCCGAACAGCGTGGCCGGGCTGGTGGCCGCCCGGCACGGGCTGCGCGGCCCGGTGGTCTGCCTCGCCCCGACCGGCGACCCGCAGGCTGACGGGACCGCCGAGGTCGACCTGCTGCTGTACGACGGCGACGCCGACGAGGCGTTGCTGGTCCTGATCGAACAGGCACCCGACGCGCCCGGGACGGCGGTCGCGGTGCTGCTGGGGGGAGGAACTGGCCAATGA
- a CDS encoding beta-ketoacyl-[acyl-carrier-protein] synthase family protein, with amino-acid sequence MVERTPVAVTGVHAVSALGRGAEAQLAGALAGVPAFAPVRRFDVTGRRVGVAATAGDVGPLAEELADAVDVACRAAGLDRAGRRESALLLATHGGPVTDGGPEVPALGGWLADRCGLGGRTRVYTSACVSASTAVADAATMIGRGDVTRVVVAAGYLVEPDQYALFDAGRALATDGAARPFSAGRTGLLLGDGVAAVVLEAADGRGGEPVATVRGWGRAGDAYHPCQPDPAGRGLARAVTAALRRAGLEPADVGYVNANATGTGLSDAAEAAALRAALGEHAGRVPVSSTKAVHGHALEASGLLELVVTVQALRHGKLPVNAGWLGPDPACPLDVIVDAPRPAGSPYALSLNAAFGGANTALLVGAA; translated from the coding sequence ATGGTTGAGCGGACGCCGGTGGCCGTCACCGGCGTACACGCGGTCAGCGCCCTGGGGCGGGGCGCCGAGGCGCAGCTGGCCGGGGCGCTGGCCGGCGTGCCGGCGTTCGCGCCGGTGCGCCGCTTCGACGTCACCGGCCGGCGGGTCGGCGTGGCGGCCACCGCCGGTGACGTGGGACCGCTCGCCGAGGAGCTGGCCGACGCCGTCGACGTCGCCTGCCGGGCCGCCGGCCTCGACCGGGCCGGGCGGCGCGAGTCGGCGCTGCTGCTGGCCACCCACGGCGGACCGGTCACCGACGGCGGGCCCGAGGTGCCCGCCCTGGGCGGGTGGCTGGCGGACCGGTGCGGGCTGGGCGGGCGCACCCGGGTCTACACCAGCGCCTGCGTCTCGGCCAGCACCGCGGTCGCCGACGCCGCCACGATGATCGGCCGCGGCGACGTCACCCGGGTCGTGGTGGCCGCCGGCTACCTGGTCGAGCCGGACCAGTACGCGCTCTTCGACGCCGGCCGGGCGCTGGCCACCGACGGCGCCGCCCGACCGTTCAGCGCCGGCCGCACCGGCCTGCTGCTCGGCGACGGGGTGGCCGCCGTGGTGCTGGAGGCGGCCGACGGGCGCGGCGGCGAACCGGTGGCCACCGTACGCGGCTGGGGGCGGGCCGGGGACGCGTACCACCCGTGCCAGCCCGACCCGGCCGGGCGGGGCCTGGCCCGGGCGGTGACCGCGGCGCTGCGCCGCGCCGGCCTGGAGCCGGCCGACGTGGGCTACGTCAACGCCAACGCCACCGGCACCGGGCTCAGCGACGCCGCCGAGGCGGCGGCGCTGCGGGCGGCGCTCGGCGAGCACGCCGGGCGGGTTCCGGTCAGCTCCACCAAGGCGGTGCACGGGCACGCGCTGGAGGCCTCCGGACTGCTGGAGCTGGTGGTGACCGTGCAGGCGCTGCGGCACGGCAAGCTGCCGGTCAACGCCGGCTGGCTCGGCCCCGACCCGGCCTGCCCGCTGGACGTGATCGTCGACGCGCCCCGCCCGGCCGGCAGCCCGTACGCGTTGAGCCTCAACGCGGCGTTCGGCGGCGCCAACACCGCGCTGCTGGTCGGTGCGGCATGA
- a CDS encoding class I adenylate-forming enzyme family protein → MAEDALGTDPEWVDELLLDGDPGDVCLRLPDPVDRATLRRLVTDARTRLAEAGLRRGGAVALRLPPSLAYVVHLLATWRSGAQAILLDHRLTDHEVDRALERLTPQVVVAPVRTGGGGLRIFHDVTAGVHAYSGRPAGSGHAVVQLSSGSTGPSKVIGRTAADLAAEVRRYTHIDGVALPGERIILLPSMVHVLGLVGGLLYGLHARVELVPPQRLSGDAILAAVADRDTPATVLGVPFHIGLLASTTPPGPLPQLKRMTTGGELVPAAVARAFTDRYGVPLGNMYGMTEVGVIGTDLYGRHRPAIAPAPGIEVRESSTGELWVSCPANPYVGLADPTRWSDGWLHTRDAGVVDPDTGLVTIKGRLDSQVSVGGMKVDLTEVESTLTGLPGVASAVVVWDDGITAYVQPDGPLTEDTLDALLAERLAGYKRPRNLRLLDQLPRTTTGKLVRSATALRAAGS, encoded by the coding sequence GTGGCGGAAGACGCCCTCGGAACGGACCCGGAATGGGTCGACGAGCTGCTGCTCGACGGCGACCCGGGTGACGTCTGCCTCCGGCTGCCCGACCCCGTCGACCGGGCCACCCTGCGCCGGCTGGTGACCGACGCGCGGACCCGGCTCGCCGAGGCCGGGCTGCGCCGCGGCGGCGCCGTCGCGCTGCGGCTGCCCCCCTCGCTGGCGTACGTGGTGCACCTGCTGGCCACCTGGCGCAGCGGCGCCCAGGCGATCCTGCTCGACCACCGGCTCACCGACCACGAGGTCGACCGGGCGCTGGAACGGCTCACCCCGCAGGTGGTGGTGGCGCCGGTCCGCACCGGCGGCGGGGGCTTGCGGATCTTCCACGACGTGACCGCCGGCGTGCACGCCTACTCCGGCCGGCCGGCCGGCAGCGGACACGCGGTCGTCCAGCTCAGCTCCGGCTCCACCGGACCGTCCAAGGTGATCGGTCGCACCGCCGCCGACCTCGCCGCCGAGGTACGCCGCTACACCCACATCGACGGGGTCGCGCTGCCCGGCGAACGGATCATCCTGCTGCCGTCGATGGTGCACGTGCTCGGCCTGGTCGGCGGGCTGCTCTACGGGCTGCACGCCCGGGTGGAGCTGGTGCCGCCGCAACGGCTCAGCGGCGACGCCATCCTCGCCGCAGTGGCCGACCGGGACACCCCGGCCACCGTGCTCGGCGTGCCCTTCCACATCGGACTGCTCGCCTCCACCACCCCGCCCGGGCCGCTGCCGCAGCTCAAGCGGATGACCACCGGTGGTGAGCTGGTGCCCGCCGCGGTGGCCCGCGCCTTCACCGACCGGTACGGCGTCCCGCTGGGCAACATGTACGGGATGACCGAGGTCGGCGTCATCGGCACCGACCTGTACGGGCGGCACCGCCCGGCCATCGCCCCCGCCCCCGGCATCGAGGTACGAGAGTCGTCCACCGGTGAGCTGTGGGTCAGCTGCCCCGCCAACCCGTACGTCGGCCTCGCCGACCCGACCCGGTGGTCCGACGGCTGGCTGCACACCCGCGACGCCGGCGTCGTCGACCCGGACACCGGGCTGGTCACCATCAAGGGCCGGCTCGACTCGCAGGTCTCGGTCGGCGGGATGAAGGTGGACCTCACCGAGGTCGAGTCCACCCTCACCGGGCTGCCCGGCGTCGCCTCCGCCGTGGTGGTCTGGGACGACGGGATCACCGCCTACGTCCAGCCCGACGGCCCGCTGACCGAGGACACGCTGGACGCGCTGCTCGCCGAACGGCTGGCCGGCTACAAGCGCCCGCGCAACCTGCGCCTGCTCGACCAGCTGCCCCGTACCACCACCGGCAAGCTGGTCCGCTCCGCCACCGCGCTGCGCGCCGCCGGCTCATGA
- the hppD gene encoding 4-hydroxyphenylpyruvate dioxygenase has translation MEIRGIDHIELYVGDARQAAFYFGTAVGFRLRGQGGPETGLADQRSLLLAQADIRMVLTSGLTAEHPASAYVQRHGDGIAVVALEVDDVAGAYAELLERGAVGVSAPRTFTCADAEVVTAEVGGFGDVLHRLVQRRGDRTQFLPGAVDMLPAVDDDRLLAEIDHLAVCVPPGQLDETVGHYTTVFGFAEIFAEHVEVAGQAMNSKVVQSPSGRVTLVLLEPDTSARPGQIEDFLRWHAGAGVQHLGLRTDDIVTAVGALAQRGVRFAGGAPAAYYEDLERRVGKVDAPLQRLRDLSILVDSDHGGQLLQIFTESMHVRRTLFLELIERRGALTFGSGNIKALYEAKERELAAAASVPQGVGA, from the coding sequence GTGGAAATCAGGGGAATAGACCATATCGAGCTGTACGTCGGGGATGCCCGGCAGGCGGCCTTCTACTTCGGCACGGCGGTCGGGTTCCGGCTGCGCGGCCAGGGCGGCCCGGAGACCGGGCTGGCCGACCAGCGGTCGCTGCTGTTGGCCCAGGCCGACATCCGGATGGTGCTCACCTCCGGGCTGACCGCCGAGCATCCCGCGTCGGCGTACGTGCAACGGCACGGCGACGGCATCGCCGTGGTGGCGCTGGAGGTCGACGACGTCGCCGGGGCGTACGCGGAGCTGCTGGAACGCGGCGCGGTCGGGGTGAGCGCCCCGCGGACCTTCACCTGCGCGGACGCCGAGGTGGTGACCGCGGAGGTCGGCGGCTTCGGCGACGTGCTGCACCGGCTGGTGCAGCGGCGCGGCGACCGCACGCAGTTCCTGCCCGGCGCGGTGGACATGCTGCCGGCCGTCGACGACGACCGGCTGCTGGCCGAGATCGACCACCTGGCGGTCTGCGTGCCGCCCGGGCAGCTCGACGAGACCGTGGGGCACTACACGACGGTCTTCGGCTTCGCCGAGATCTTCGCCGAGCACGTCGAGGTCGCCGGGCAGGCGATGAATTCCAAGGTCGTGCAGAGCCCGTCCGGGCGGGTCACGCTGGTGCTGCTGGAGCCGGACACCAGCGCCCGGCCCGGCCAGATCGAGGACTTCCTGCGCTGGCACGCAGGCGCCGGGGTGCAGCACCTCGGGCTGCGCACCGACGACATCGTCACCGCCGTGGGCGCCCTCGCGCAGCGCGGGGTGCGCTTCGCCGGCGGCGCCCCGGCGGCCTACTACGAGGACCTGGAACGGCGGGTCGGGAAGGTCGACGCGCCGCTGCAACGGCTGCGGGACCTGAGCATCCTGGTCGACTCCGACCACGGCGGTCAGCTGCTGCAGATCTTCACCGAGTCGATGCACGTGCGGCGCACCCTCTTCCTCGAGCTGATCGAGCGGCGCGGGGCGCTCACCTTCGGCAGCGGCAACATCAAGGCGCTCTACGAGGCCAAGGAACGGGAGTTGGCCGCTGCGGCGTCCGTCCCGCAGGGGGTGGGGGCATGA
- a CDS encoding acyl carrier protein gives MRDEVRTFVIEQLADMNYDVEEIDDDTTLGPAGVDLESLALADLSVRVEDRYGLKFADDESEKLALMTVGEFTTMVADRVAGARRADA, from the coding sequence ATGCGAGACGAGGTCCGCACCTTCGTCATCGAGCAGCTCGCCGACATGAACTACGACGTGGAGGAGATCGACGACGACACCACTCTCGGCCCGGCCGGCGTGGACCTGGAGTCGCTGGCCCTGGCGGACCTCTCCGTCCGGGTGGAGGACCGCTACGGCCTGAAGTTCGCCGACGACGAGTCGGAGAAGCTGGCCCTGATGACGGTCGGCGAGTTCACCACGATGGTCGCCGACCGGGTCGCCGGGGCGCGACGCGCCGACGCGTGA
- a CDS encoding phosphotransferase enzyme family protein, translated as MLDRPEGLDDADLTAALATGWGWQPHSLTYRPVGFGAYHWTATDGDGRSWFVTVDDLTVDPEPAEVVHAGLARALATAGALREAGLEFVVAPVPATTGEPVRRLDARYAVSVFPLVDGAAGRFGPHRPRDVPEVLDLLARLHAATSAVAGTVQRADLDVPGRDGLLAALRDLDRPWTGGPFAEPARRLLADRADHVAGLLAEVDRLVARVAATGSDWVVTHGEPHPGNLMWTGAGLRLVDWDTVRLGPPERDLWFLAGDTGTDALVGWTASTGRPVDPDALALYRLRWDVADIAGFVADFRRSHRESEDTTAAFGYLRGYLT; from the coding sequence GTGCTGGACCGACCCGAGGGACTCGACGACGCCGACCTCACCGCCGCGCTGGCCACCGGCTGGGGCTGGCAGCCGCACTCACTGACGTACCGGCCGGTGGGGTTCGGGGCGTACCACTGGACGGCGACCGACGGCGACGGCCGGTCCTGGTTCGTCACCGTCGACGACCTGACGGTGGATCCCGAGCCGGCGGAGGTCGTGCACGCCGGGCTGGCCCGCGCGCTGGCGACCGCCGGGGCGCTGCGCGAGGCGGGTTTGGAGTTCGTGGTCGCCCCGGTGCCCGCCACGACCGGGGAGCCGGTGCGCCGGCTGGACGCCCGCTACGCGGTCTCCGTGTTCCCGCTCGTCGACGGCGCCGCCGGGCGGTTCGGGCCACACCGGCCGCGGGACGTGCCCGAGGTGCTGGACCTGCTGGCCCGGCTGCACGCCGCCACCTCGGCGGTGGCCGGCACTGTGCAGCGCGCCGACCTGGACGTGCCCGGACGCGACGGGCTGCTCGCCGCGCTGCGCGACCTCGACCGGCCGTGGACCGGCGGGCCGTTCGCCGAGCCGGCCCGCCGGCTGCTCGCCGACCGGGCCGACCACGTCGCCGGGCTGCTCGCCGAGGTCGACCGGCTGGTCGCCCGGGTCGCCGCCACCGGCTCCGACTGGGTGGTCACCCACGGTGAGCCGCACCCGGGCAACCTGATGTGGACCGGTGCCGGGCTGCGGCTGGTCGACTGGGACACCGTGCGGCTCGGCCCGCCCGAGCGGGACCTGTGGTTCCTGGCCGGTGACACCGGGACGGACGCGCTGGTGGGCTGGACCGCGTCCACGGGCCGCCCGGTGGACCCGGACGCGCTCGCCCTGTACCGGCTGCGTTGGGACGTCGCCGACATTGCCGGCTTCGTGGCGGACTTCCGGCGCTCGCACCGGGAGAGCGAGGACACCACCGCCGCCTTCGGCTACCTGCGCGGCTACCTGACCTGA
- a CDS encoding class I adenylate-forming enzyme family protein gives MRTKGLRGRLAADGELGAGNVLARVLAHGADPDGPGLTFDTPVDGYPAEHPLTLGQLDQRVAARAAWLHERGVRPRDPIAVWATGAADMVLSFLALTRLGAIPALMNGKLRPEIAAEYIRRLRASGVLADAAHTALLAGHELGAPLLGEPAEAGAGDPAAAPAHYRHHAEDPIVITHTSGTTGVPKAVLHSHSSLFAATRHLLSMPQAQGTRRILNALPAPHTATVLMVNQALGNRAEMFLLSDQGGERVLDAIQRWRPDGVFGFSVTWAELARFDLTGYDLDSVRLWFNTGDCSHEPHVRRLVAVGSRDVVTRQGVTRVPGSVFIDGLGSSEMGHSMFHITHTPDTDRYGRCVGRPYRFTKVAVLDEQGDELPPGQVGWLGIDSPSLFRGYWNDSVTTWRSRLRGWYLTGDLVYADDEGRYHHLDRAVDSVRTADGKWFFTALSEERVLAACADVTDCTVVIVGDGDTVVTDVLLELGAGADPARDRIDEVRAALGADLGATLRRVVPVAAADIPVTVTGKVRKVALRERYLTGSAS, from the coding sequence ATGAGGACCAAGGGACTGCGCGGCAGGCTCGCCGCCGACGGGGAACTGGGCGCCGGGAACGTGCTGGCCCGGGTGCTGGCGCACGGCGCCGACCCGGACGGCCCCGGGCTGACCTTCGACACCCCGGTCGACGGGTACCCGGCCGAGCATCCGCTCACCCTGGGCCAGCTCGACCAGCGGGTCGCCGCCCGGGCGGCCTGGCTGCACGAGCGTGGGGTACGCCCGCGCGACCCGATCGCGGTGTGGGCCACCGGCGCCGCCGACATGGTGCTCAGCTTCCTGGCGCTGACCCGGCTCGGCGCGATCCCGGCGCTGATGAACGGCAAGCTGCGCCCGGAGATCGCCGCCGAGTACATCCGCCGGCTGCGCGCCTCCGGGGTGCTCGCCGACGCCGCGCACACCGCGCTGCTGGCCGGGCACGAGCTGGGCGCGCCGCTGCTCGGCGAGCCCGCCGAGGCCGGCGCCGGCGACCCGGCCGCCGCCCCGGCGCACTACCGCCACCACGCCGAGGACCCGATCGTCATCACCCACACCTCCGGCACCACCGGGGTGCCGAAGGCCGTGCTGCACTCCCACTCGAGCCTCTTCGCCGCCACCCGGCACCTGCTGTCCATGCCGCAGGCGCAGGGCACCCGGCGGATCCTCAACGCGCTGCCCGCCCCGCACACCGCCACCGTGCTGATGGTCAACCAGGCGCTGGGCAACCGGGCGGAGATGTTCCTGCTGTCCGACCAGGGCGGCGAACGGGTCCTCGACGCCATCCAACGCTGGCGACCCGACGGGGTGTTCGGCTTCTCGGTGACCTGGGCGGAGCTGGCCCGCTTCGACCTCACCGGCTACGACCTGGACTCGGTGCGGTTGTGGTTCAACACCGGCGACTGCTCCCACGAGCCGCACGTGCGGCGGCTGGTCGCGGTCGGCTCGCGGGACGTGGTGACCCGCCAGGGGGTGACCCGGGTGCCCGGGTCGGTCTTCATCGACGGGCTGGGCTCCAGCGAGATGGGGCACTCGATGTTCCACATCACGCACACCCCGGACACCGACCGGTACGGCCGCTGCGTCGGCCGCCCGTACCGGTTCACGAAGGTGGCCGTGCTCGACGAGCAGGGCGACGAGCTGCCGCCCGGGCAGGTGGGCTGGCTGGGCATCGACTCGCCGTCGCTGTTCCGCGGCTACTGGAACGACTCGGTGACCACCTGGCGGTCCCGGCTGCGCGGCTGGTACCTGACCGGTGACCTGGTGTACGCCGACGACGAGGGCCGCTACCACCACCTGGACCGGGCGGTCGACTCGGTGCGTACCGCCGACGGGAAGTGGTTCTTCACCGCGCTGTCGGAGGAGCGGGTGCTGGCCGCCTGCGCCGACGTCACCGACTGCACGGTGGTCATCGTCGGCGACGGCGACACCGTCGTCACCGACGTGCTGCTGGAACTGGGCGCCGGTGCGGACCCGGCCCGGGACCGCATCGACGAGGTACGCGCGGCCCTCGGCGCCGATCTCGGGGCGACCCTGCGGCGGGTGGTGCCGGTCGCCGCGGCGGACATCCCGGTCACGGTGACGGGCAAGGTCCGCAAGGTGGCGCTGCGCGAGCGGTACCTGACCGGGTCCGCGTCGTGA
- a CDS encoding DMT family transporter: protein MAYVYLLLAIASEVFGTSLLKATEGFTRLWPTLGMLLSYAVAFGLLALAVRDIPVGVAYAMWSGLGTAAIVAIGAVFLGEPLSIPKVVGVALVIAGVVVLNLGGAH from the coding sequence ATGGCGTACGTCTACCTGCTGCTCGCGATCGCGTCCGAGGTCTTCGGGACCAGCCTGCTCAAGGCCACCGAGGGCTTCACCCGGCTCTGGCCGACCCTCGGCATGCTGCTGTCCTACGCGGTCGCCTTCGGGCTGCTCGCCCTGGCGGTGCGCGACATCCCCGTCGGGGTCGCCTACGCGATGTGGTCCGGGCTGGGGACGGCGGCGATCGTGGCGATCGGCGCGGTCTTCCTCGGCGAGCCGCTGAGCATCCCGAAGGTGGTCGGCGTCGCGCTGGTGATCGCCGGTGTGGTGGTGCTCAACCTGGGCGGCGCCCACTGA
- a CDS encoding phytanoyl-CoA dioxygenase family protein produces MTTTEEFSPTLTAAEQELLPSDTDVRHYAEHGWYLSKKLLTDDEVDALVAATDRYYAGDRDRRLPVRPPKLAYWDPSKGDVQRHNDYVHHEHDAIGAILRKPLIGAVAARLARADEIRVFQSTLIWKPPISGEPSNIVPWHFDKHYWASSSSEKMLTAFIPFHDCGEEMGTITMVDGSHRWSEIGADDTVVRHFADRDRDQLEEMLAENAAHNGAQIRKVPMVIPKGHMSFHHCRTYHGSGANVSGRPRRAISLHLQDGDNAWREYPLSDGTLAGYNHDALVRRTHDGRPDYADPEYCPVIWRHRAAQGG; encoded by the coding sequence ATGACCACGACCGAGGAGTTCTCCCCGACCCTGACCGCCGCGGAGCAGGAGCTGCTTCCCTCCGACACCGACGTGCGGCACTACGCCGAGCACGGCTGGTACCTGTCGAAGAAGCTGCTCACCGACGACGAGGTGGACGCCCTGGTCGCCGCCACCGACCGCTACTACGCCGGGGACCGCGACCGGCGGCTGCCGGTACGCCCGCCGAAGCTGGCGTACTGGGACCCGTCCAAGGGCGACGTGCAGCGGCACAACGACTACGTGCACCACGAGCACGACGCGATCGGCGCGATCCTGCGCAAGCCGCTGATCGGGGCGGTCGCCGCCCGGCTGGCCCGGGCCGACGAGATCCGGGTCTTCCAGTCCACGCTGATCTGGAAACCGCCGATCTCCGGCGAGCCGTCGAACATCGTGCCCTGGCACTTCGACAAGCACTACTGGGCGTCCTCGTCGTCGGAGAAGATGCTCACCGCCTTCATCCCGTTCCACGACTGCGGGGAGGAGATGGGCACCATCACCATGGTCGACGGCTCGCACCGGTGGTCCGAGATCGGCGCGGACGACACCGTGGTGCGGCACTTCGCCGACCGCGACCGCGACCAGCTGGAGGAGATGCTGGCCGAGAACGCGGCCCACAACGGCGCGCAGATCCGCAAGGTCCCGATGGTGATCCCGAAGGGCCACATGTCCTTCCACCACTGCCGCACCTACCACGGCAGCGGCGCGAACGTCAGCGGCCGCCCCCGCCGGGCGATCTCGCTGCACCTGCAGGACGGCGACAACGCCTGGCGGGAGTACCCGCTCTCCGACGGCACCCTCGCCGGCTACAACCACGACGCGTTGGTCCGCCGCACCCACGACGGGCGGCCGGACTACGCGGACCCCGAATACTGCCCGGTCATCTGGCGCCACCGCGCCGCGCAGGGAGGCTGA